The Sediminispirochaeta smaragdinae DSM 11293 genome has a segment encoding these proteins:
- the ileS gene encoding isoleucine--tRNA ligase, with product MFNPVDPKVNFPKMEEDILKFWENNNIFQKSIDQREGKDEFVFYDGPPFATGLPHFGHFVPGTIKDIIPRYQTMKGKKVLRRFGWDCHGLPVEYEMEKELGISGKSEIEAFGVAKFNESCRSIVLRYTSEWRQIVTRMGRWVDFDHDYKTMDPDYMESIWWVLSQLWKKGYLYEGYNILPYSPALSTPLSNFEVNLGGYQEVVDPAVTIRFKVRGTESTYILAWTTTPWTLPSNLGLAFGPDIDYVKVKDGDEYYIMAKERLSAYYKDPSEYEVLEEKKGTAYAGVEYEPLFPYFAHLREQNAFRAFTADYVTTEDGTGIVHTAPGFGEEDYAAMKGTGVPVVCPIDAECRFTDEVPDYKGIFVKDADKPIIQRLKEEGKLVRRENYKHQYPFCYRTKKPLIYRAVSCWFVDIGKIKEKMLAANSKVNWIPAHLKNGRFGKWLEGARDWAISRNRYWGNPIPIWKCDGSDYIEVISSREELEKKCGKKVEDLHKHFVDEFTWPSPDGKGTMRRIPDVLDCWFESGSMPYAQIHYPFENKEWFEKNFPADFICEGLDQTRGWFYTLTILAAALFDSPAFMNVVTNGLVLAEDGKKMSKSERNYSDPVEVIDKFGADALRMFLMNSAVVKAEDLRYSDDGVKEVLKTFIIPFWNAYSFFVTYANIDSFEPKGLKEAPDNPLDRWILSEAEHLVSDVTAQLDAYDLQKAIEPIVRFVDSLNNWYIRRSRRRFWKSENDSDKLQAYETLYAVLMKVVRVAAPIIPFMTEAIYQNLKCKETAESVHLCDYPVADESVRDLELEKKMEITRKAVSMGRALRSMHSLKTRQPLKALYLVTRDFQEKKILREMEDIIREELNVKEVLLKENEEDLVVYQAKPNYKVLGSKLGKYMKAVAGKIESLTMREVQSLLEGATLSLDYEGGTLELTEEGIIVQRFEKEHLKVLNDGSLTVGLDSEVTEELKQEGTVRDVVRSVQNMRKDRGLEVTDRIRLFIDGTPALREAVDLFTDHILEETLAESVDFRKGTTSEERECGEEHCWIDLVKV from the coding sequence TTGTTCAACCCGGTCGACCCAAAAGTAAATTTTCCCAAGATGGAAGAGGATATTCTTAAATTTTGGGAGAATAACAATATTTTCCAAAAATCCATTGATCAGCGTGAGGGCAAGGATGAGTTTGTCTTTTATGATGGTCCTCCCTTTGCTACCGGTCTTCCTCATTTCGGCCACTTCGTACCAGGGACCATAAAGGATATTATCCCCCGTTATCAGACTATGAAGGGGAAAAAGGTTCTCCGGCGTTTCGGTTGGGACTGCCATGGTCTTCCCGTCGAGTACGAGATGGAAAAAGAGCTCGGGATTTCAGGCAAAAGTGAAATTGAAGCCTTTGGCGTGGCAAAATTCAATGAATCCTGCCGTTCTATTGTGTTGAGATATACCTCCGAATGGCGTCAGATCGTGACGAGAATGGGACGGTGGGTCGATTTTGACCACGATTACAAAACCATGGATCCCGATTATATGGAATCGATCTGGTGGGTCTTAAGCCAACTTTGGAAGAAGGGGTACCTCTACGAGGGGTACAATATTCTTCCCTACAGTCCCGCACTTTCGACCCCTCTTTCAAACTTTGAGGTGAATCTCGGTGGCTACCAGGAGGTTGTGGACCCCGCAGTCACCATTCGCTTCAAGGTACGGGGAACCGAGTCGACCTATATTCTGGCATGGACCACCACGCCTTGGACCCTGCCCAGTAACCTCGGCCTTGCATTTGGTCCCGATATCGATTATGTCAAGGTGAAAGACGGCGACGAGTATTACATCATGGCAAAGGAACGCCTTTCCGCGTATTACAAGGATCCGTCGGAATATGAGGTTCTGGAAGAGAAAAAAGGTACGGCTTATGCCGGAGTCGAATATGAACCGCTGTTTCCCTATTTTGCCCATTTACGGGAGCAAAATGCCTTTAGAGCCTTTACTGCAGACTATGTAACCACCGAAGATGGAACGGGTATCGTACATACGGCCCCCGGTTTTGGTGAGGAAGATTATGCGGCCATGAAAGGAACAGGTGTCCCGGTCGTCTGTCCTATCGACGCAGAATGCCGCTTCACCGACGAGGTTCCTGACTACAAGGGAATTTTCGTAAAGGATGCCGATAAACCAATCATTCAGCGCCTGAAAGAAGAGGGTAAGCTCGTTCGGCGTGAAAACTACAAACACCAGTATCCCTTCTGTTATCGGACCAAAAAACCCCTCATCTATCGTGCAGTAAGCTGTTGGTTTGTCGATATCGGAAAGATCAAAGAGAAGATGCTTGCGGCCAACAGCAAGGTCAACTGGATCCCTGCACACTTGAAGAACGGCCGCTTTGGGAAATGGCTTGAAGGAGCGCGTGACTGGGCCATCAGCAGAAACCGCTATTGGGGAAATCCTATCCCCATCTGGAAATGCGACGGTTCCGATTATATTGAGGTGATCTCCAGCAGGGAAGAGCTTGAGAAAAAGTGTGGTAAAAAGGTCGAGGATCTTCACAAACACTTTGTTGATGAATTCACTTGGCCAAGCCCCGATGGTAAGGGGACCATGCGGCGAATTCCCGATGTGCTTGACTGTTGGTTCGAGTCGGGATCGATGCCCTATGCCCAGATCCACTATCCCTTTGAGAATAAAGAGTGGTTTGAAAAGAATTTTCCTGCCGATTTTATCTGTGAAGGTCTCGATCAAACCCGCGGATGGTTCTATACCCTTACAATCCTTGCCGCTGCACTTTTTGATTCTCCCGCCTTCATGAATGTGGTTACCAACGGCCTTGTCCTTGCCGAAGACGGAAAGAAGATGAGTAAATCGGAGAGGAACTACTCCGATCCCGTGGAGGTCATCGATAAGTTCGGGGCCGATGCCCTTCGTATGTTCCTGATGAATTCCGCGGTAGTGAAGGCCGAGGATCTTCGTTATTCTGACGATGGGGTAAAAGAGGTTTTAAAAACCTTCATCATCCCATTTTGGAATGCTTATAGCTTTTTTGTTACCTATGCGAATATCGACTCCTTTGAGCCGAAGGGGCTGAAAGAGGCCCCCGATAATCCCCTGGACCGGTGGATTCTCTCCGAAGCCGAGCATCTTGTTTCCGACGTTACCGCCCAGCTCGATGCCTATGATCTTCAAAAGGCGATTGAACCGATTGTTCGTTTCGTCGATTCCCTGAACAACTGGTACATCAGAAGGAGCAGAAGGAGATTCTGGAAGAGTGAGAACGATAGCGATAAGCTCCAGGCATATGAGACCCTCTATGCGGTCCTTATGAAGGTTGTCCGTGTCGCTGCTCCGATCATTCCCTTTATGACCGAAGCGATTTACCAGAATCTGAAATGTAAGGAAACGGCAGAGTCCGTTCATCTCTGTGACTATCCCGTTGCCGATGAATCGGTCCGTGATCTGGAACTTGAGAAAAAAATGGAGATCACCAGGAAGGCTGTCTCCATGGGGCGGGCCCTCCGAAGCATGCACAGCCTAAAGACGCGCCAGCCCCTCAAGGCCCTCTATCTGGTTACCAGGGATTTTCAGGAAAAGAAGATCCTTCGGGAGATGGAGGATATCATCAGGGAAGAGCTGAACGTCAAAGAGGTCCTGCTCAAAGAGAATGAAGAGGATCTTGTCGTCTATCAGGCAAAGCCGAACTACAAGGTGCTGGGAAGCAAGCTTGGTAAGTATATGAAGGCTGTGGCAGGAAAGATCGAATCTTTGACCATGCGCGAGGTTCAATCCCTCCTCGAAGGGGCGACCCTTTCCCTTGACTATGAGGGAGGTACCCTTGAGCTGACTGAAGAAGGAATCATCGTGCAGCGTTTTGAAAAGGAGCATCTGAAGGTTCTGAACGACGGAAGCCTGACCGTGGGGCTCGACTCCGAGGTTACCGAGGAGTTGAAGCAAGAGGGAACGGTTCGCGATGTGGTTCGAAGCGTCCAGAATATGCGTAAGGATCGAGGCCTTGAGGTTACCGATCGAATAAGGCTTTTTATCGACGGTACGCCGGCCCTTCGGGAAG